The following DNA comes from Deltaproteobacteria bacterium.
AGAATGAGTTGTTCACCACCCCGTTCCAACTAAAACCCACAAGTCCGCCCACATGTTCGTCTCCGCTCACTGGCCCTACTGCATATGTATTGGTCACCGTTCCGGCATTGAGGCCCAGCAGTCCGCCGACAAGCCGACCGGTTCCCGTCACCGCACCCGTGGCATAGGAATCACTCAACGGATCCGCCAAACAGCTCCCAGCCAGACCGCCGACCGCATCGATCCCGCTCACAATGCCCGCGGCATGGCAGGCGTGGACCATGCCTGTACCGACTGATCCAACCAACCCGCCGACAATTTCCCCCCCAGTCGCAGGTCCGACGGCCGAACAATTGACCATTTCACCGTCATTTCCCATCGATCCCACCAGCCCGCCGACAGACCTGTCGCCATTTACCGCAACATCGGCGTGAGAATCGGTCAACACATCGTTTGCAACCATCCTCCCAACCAATCCACCGACATTTTCGGAACCGTTGACTACGCCGGTGGCAAAGCAATCGCTCAAGGTGGTATTGATGATCGATCCTGCAAAGGAACCGACATTATTCGCGCCGGAAATATCAACATCTCTCAAGATCAAATTTCTGATCGTGGCGCTTGCAACATACCCGAATAGTCCCTGGTAGTTTGAATTTATTCGAGAAATAAACGTATTGCTGATGACATACCCATTGCCGTCGTAGATCCCAATGAAATTAGTCACACTGTTTCCAATGGACGACCAGCCGCCTCCAGGCCAAGTGGAGGTGGAGGATGCGTCAATGTCTGCGGTCTGAATATAGTGCGCTGCCCATCTGCTGGAATCAGCCGCGATCCAATAGAGATTTTCCAGACTGGAAATCTGATACGGATTGTCCTGGGAACCGTCTCCAGCCGCCGGTGCTGTTGCGTTCTGCGCGGCAACCGTACCATTTACGATCAGAAAAAACAGGACCCACAGGATAAGGAAGTAGAAAGTTTTCATGGATGGATGGAGTTGGGATTATATTTATCCAATCAGTATTCAACCTTGAATACGGACAAATCACCCATTGATTGTCAAGACAAATCCACGTGAATTCCAGTGAAAAAATCTACAATATGCTAAAAAAATCAGTAACTTTCTGTTAGGTTTTTGCATCAAAGATTTGATATTTATGTTTTTCAACGTTTGACACATTACAATCATCATCAGCCATCAAGCGCAGATCGTTTTCAATGGCTGTGCGCAACTCTCTGACTCGGCGGATGGAGACTTTTTCCTGGTAGTGTTTGTGGCAGTGGATGGCCAGCAACAAGTAGGTGATCAGGCCAGCTGCCAAAATTTGGACCATCAGGCCGTAGGGAGTGCGTGCGATCAGGTGGTAGACTTTCAAGTGTCTTTTCCACCAAGCGAAGAAATGTTCGATGTTCCAGCACAACTTGTAAGCCTGGGCGATCTGTTCGCCGGTCAAGTCATGGCGGTTGGTAGCTATCCAGTATTTGACCCGGTCGACCTCATAGCCGACCAGCCGCAAAGGGGTTTGGCTTTGATTGACACCTGGGGGTGCCCAACAACACAGTGGAGTCGAAGAAAAGTAAGCGTCCAATGAACCCCATCTTGCGCGGCAGACGAGGATAAAGGATAAAATCGGGGGAGGCTAGGCTTTGGCGGTGTTCCTGAACTGGGGGAGGAGGGACCTGTCCAGGTACTGGGGCATGATTTCACGGAGATCGTTTTCGGATGCGGCGAGGGGGAGGCGTTCAAAGAGGAATTTGAGATAGGCCTGGGGTTGGATATTGTTGGCTTTGGCGGTTTCGATGAGGGAGAAAAAGGCCGCGCTGGCCTCGGCTCCTTTGGGGCCGCCGCAGAAGAGCCAGTTCTTCCGGCCAAGGGCAATGGGACGGATGGCGTTTTCGGCGAGGTTGTTGTCCGGGGTGAGCAGGCCGCAATGGACATAGGCCACGGTCTTTGGCCACTGGTTACGGGCATAGGCGATGGCCTTGGCCAGAAGACTGGACGGGGGAACGAGGGGAGCTCGTTCGTCGAGGATGGCGCGCATGGAGTTCAGGACAGGGAGAGATTTCTCCAATCGGACTTCGACCTTTTGGTTCGGAGAGTGCTCCTTGATCTCGTGTTCTATTTTGTAGAGCCTCTCGATGAGAACAAGAATTTCCTTGGCTGTGCCCTGGACCGTTTTCTTGGAGGTTATCTTTTGGACCTCTTTGAACTTGCGGCGGATGTGGACCATGCAGCCGACATGGGTGATGCCGTCCGACGCCCCAAGGGCCTGATAGCCGATATATCCGTCCGTCTGGATATAGCCGGTATAATTGCCGAGATAATTCTTTGGAATCCTGGAGGCCCTGGAGGGCTCGTAACGGAAGACCACGGTCGGACGATCGGGATCCCCTCCCCGGAAGAGCCACAGATATGATTTGG
Coding sequences within:
- a CDS encoding IS66 family transposase, encoding MTSIENLPDDVAQLKNLAWDYYQQTQWLQQRIDLLQSALFCPKSEKSKKLLSNYTLPLPIERVEAPEPTVQEEPPTEEVKTYTRVKRGRRPLPENLPRIDVVHDLSEEEKVCSCGACLKRIGEEVCEKLDYVPATMRVERHVRFKYACPACDGQEGSPVVHIASVPPQIIPKGLATPGLLAQIMAAKLVDAIPFYRQNKQFARLGVDMSRNCMSAWALHIAHAFPPLLGLFQKEIRSGPVINMDDTTLQVLSEPGRSNTSKSYLWLFRGGDPDRPTVVFRYEPSRASRIPKNYLGNYTGYIQTDGYIGYQALGASDGITHVGCMVHIRRKFKEVQKITSKKTVQGTAKEILVLIERLYKIEHEIKEHSPNQKVEVRLEKSLPVLNSMRAILDERAPLVPPSSLLAKAIAYARNQWPKTVAYVHCGLLTPDNNLAENAIRPIALGRKNWLFCGGPKGAEASAAFFSLIETAKANNIQPQAYLKFLFERLPLAASENDLREIMPQYLDRSLLPQFRNTAKA